The sequence GGCCCGTTGACGTTCGCCGCCGGAGAGCCGGTCAACAGGGGTGTCCGCGAGTGGCTCGACACCGGTGTCGGCCATCGCAAGCAGGACGTGGTCGTCGTCGCCCTCGGCGAGCATCCCGAGCGGGCCGCGCGTCGCGTAGCGGCCCTGGCGCACGAGCTGCCGCACCGTGAGCGACGGCACCGTGGCCGTGGATTGCGGCAGCATCGCCAGCTCGCGAGCGATCTGCCTTCGCGAGTAGGACGGCAGTGGTCTGCCCCGCAACGTCACCGAACCGGTGTCCGGCCGTTGCAGGCCCGCGAACATCCGGAGCAGCGTGGACTTACCGCAACCGTTGCGGCCGACCAGCGCGAGCCATTCCCCTCGCCGCACGTCGAGGTCGATGCCCCGGAGCACGGTGCGGTCGCCGAAGGCGTGGCACAGGCCGCGAGCACCGAGCGGTTCCGTCGGCTGCCCCGGTGACTCCGGAGGCTTCGGTGACTCCGGAGGCTTCGGCGACCCCAGCGAGGTCGGCGGCCCGGACGATTCCGGTGATTTCCGCACCTTCGGCGACCCCAACGACTCCGGAGACGTCGGTGGACTCGGTGACTCCGGAGACCCCGGAGACCCTGGCGGGTTCGGCGAAATCACTGTCCTCACTGTCCTTTCGACGTCGTGACTCTGCGGGCGACGCGGATCAGCACCACCGCGCCCAACACCGCGGTGATCGCCCCAGCCGGAAGGCCGAACTGCCGTTCCGAGCCGGCCACCCATGCCGTGACGCGGGTGGCCACGGTGTCCGCGGCCGACACCGTGATGGCGCCCAGCAGTGCGCTCGCCGGGATGGTGGTGCGATGCGAGGTGCCGACGAGGTACCTCGCACCGTGCGGGGCGAGGAGCCCGACGAAGGCGAGCGCTCCGACGGTGGCGATGGCCACCGAGGCGGACACCACCGCCACGAGCACCGCCACGCCCTGCCAAGGGCGCACGGCAACACCCACCACGGTGGCGTGCTCCGCCCCCACCGAG comes from Saccharomonospora xinjiangensis XJ-54 and encodes:
- a CDS encoding ABC transporter ATP-binding protein — translated: MLRGIDLDVRRGEWLALVGRNGCGKSTLLRMFAGLQRPDTGSVTLRGRPLPSYSRRQIARELAMLPQSTATVPSLTVRQLVRQGRYATRGPLGMLAEGDDDHVLLAMADTGVEPLADTPVDRLSGGERQRARLALALAQDAPLLLLDEPTTYLDVRHQIEVLDLVARLRAERGLTVVTVLHDLAQAARYADRVVALKDGGVYAEGPAEEVVDADLLYAVFGVRGRVWHDDVTGRPLCSYDALA